The following coding sequences are from one Anaerolineales bacterium window:
- a CDS encoding Fe-S cluster assembly protein HesB, with translation MDLSECALEVHRRLLQKYGEPAWHMELPILDELISTILSQNTNDINRDRAFSQLTHRFNSWEAVRDADQKSVIEAIRSAGLANQKGPRIQKLLRQITAEHGSLDLEFLREMSTKEAWDWLIRFDGVGPKTTSIVLLFSLGKPAFPVDTHIYRVTGRVGLRPEKMSNEEAHQYLAGLFPQDTYKAAHLNIIRLGREVCHPRKPDCEGCVLKSLCKYYRMSRTAL, from the coding sequence ATGGACTTAAGCGAATGCGCCCTGGAGGTGCATCGTCGGCTGCTTCAAAAATATGGCGAACCAGCCTGGCACATGGAACTGCCAATTTTGGATGAGCTGATCTCGACCATCTTATCCCAAAACACCAACGATATCAATCGAGACCGGGCGTTTAGCCAGCTGACACACCGATTCAACAGCTGGGAAGCGGTGCGGGATGCTGACCAGAAATCGGTAATAGAGGCTATCCGCTCTGCAGGGTTGGCAAACCAGAAAGGACCGCGCATCCAAAAACTTTTACGCCAGATCACCGCGGAACATGGCTCGCTTGACCTTGAGTTTTTGCGTGAGATGTCCACCAAAGAAGCCTGGGACTGGCTGATTCGCTTTGATGGGGTTGGTCCAAAAACGACATCTATTGTACTGTTGTTTTCATTAGGTAAACCAGCCTTCCCGGTGGATACGCATATTTATCGGGTGACGGGCAGAGTCGGTTTACGCCCCGAAAAGATGAGCAATGAAGAAGCACATCAATACCTGGCTGGCTTATTCCCACAAGACACTTATAAAGCTGCACACCTGAACATTATCCGTTTGGGGCGGGAGGTTTGCCACCCGCGCAAGCCTGACTGTGAAGGGTGCGTGTTGAAGTCACTGTGTAAATACTATAGAATGTCACGTACTGCATTGTGA
- a CDS encoding asparaginase gives MINTSYEPIFQLTRGDIVESIHFGAIAVVEASGRMTAWYGDPALVTYTRSSVKPLQALPFLEAGGMAYYGLTLQEVALLCASHSGTDEHFAVVSSIQAKTGVSEADLMCGVHTVYDRKTADAMRQRGEVPTPNRHNCSGKHTGMLAYAKMLGIPTGVDEMSYIDPTHPVQQKILSTLAEMADLRSDEIQVGIDGCSAPNFALPLKSTALAFARLCQPNKLPEKRADTCRLISKAMIAFPDMIGGPDNFDTYVMQASQGRLICKGGAEGFQAFGIMPGTIRPGSPALGVAFKVSDGDLKGHNFPYGDPRGHVRPAVMLEILRQLGVFDAQDLANLQEYGPEFPVENWRKLRVGLASPCFKMVMG, from the coding sequence ATGATAAATACATCCTACGAGCCGATTTTTCAATTAACCAGGGGCGATATCGTAGAATCGATACATTTTGGGGCGATTGCAGTCGTTGAAGCCAGTGGACGGATGACAGCATGGTATGGTGACCCAGCGCTCGTCACATATACACGCTCATCAGTGAAACCTCTGCAAGCTTTACCGTTTTTAGAAGCAGGTGGCATGGCATATTATGGCTTAACCCTGCAAGAGGTGGCATTATTGTGCGCCTCCCATTCGGGTACGGACGAGCATTTCGCGGTGGTTAGCTCCATTCAGGCGAAGACCGGTGTGAGCGAGGCGGACTTGATGTGTGGTGTGCACACAGTATATGACCGTAAGACTGCTGACGCCATGCGCCAACGAGGTGAAGTGCCCACGCCCAACCGGCATAACTGCTCGGGGAAACACACGGGAATGCTGGCGTATGCCAAGATGTTAGGTATTCCCACGGGTGTGGATGAAATGTCCTATATCGATCCTACCCACCCTGTCCAACAAAAAATCCTGAGCACACTGGCTGAGATGGCTGACCTTCGTTCGGATGAGATTCAGGTTGGGATCGATGGATGTTCGGCACCGAACTTTGCCCTACCTTTGAAGAGCACAGCGCTTGCCTTTGCGCGCCTTTGCCAGCCTAACAAATTGCCGGAGAAACGGGCAGACACTTGCCGCCTGATCTCGAAAGCCATGATTGCCTTCCCCGACATGATCGGCGGGCCTGATAATTTCGATACCTACGTGATGCAGGCTTCTCAGGGCAGGCTGATCTGCAAGGGAGGGGCAGAAGGTTTTCAGGCATTCGGGATCATGCCGGGGACGATTAGACCCGGCTCACCTGCGCTTGGGGTGGCGTTTAAGGTTTCAGATGGAGACCTAAAAGGCCATAATTTCCCTTATGGTGATCCTCGTGGGCATGTCCGCCCAGCCGTGATGCTGGAAATCCTACGCCAGCTAGGCGTGTTTGATGCCCAGGACCTTGCCAACCTGCAGGAGTATGGGCCGGAATTTCCTGTGGAGAACTGGCGCAAGTTAAGGGTGGGTCTGGCCTCACCCTGTTTCAAAATGGTTATGGGTTAA
- the holB gene encoding DNA polymerase III subunit delta', which yields MDWGMVGHGWAVDLLAGHAAQGRERHAYLFTGPQGVGRKTLALRFAQALNCPNPTAPGQACRKCPSCKRLENMQHPDLSIVEAEREGAVLRIDQVRDLQHVLALAPYEARYRVALILRFEEAHTSAANAILKTLEEPPGQVLVLLTAQSAESLLPTIVSRCEVIRLRPLSVEETSKGLQEIKHIPQEQAQKLAHISGGRPGYAIRLFEHPGLLERHQSAIDELFQLLASPRRERFAFAREKTDPRERIDSKEELRSMLQVWTSLWRDVLMAASGLPDMLTNIDYVNQISRLANSIGLQQAQYQVNSTESTMERIDRNVNARLAVEVMLMDYPTVNQAA from the coding sequence ATGGATTGGGGCATGGTTGGGCATGGTTGGGCGGTTGATCTACTTGCCGGGCACGCAGCCCAAGGGCGGGAGCGGCATGCCTACCTCTTTACTGGCCCCCAGGGTGTGGGCAGAAAAACACTGGCCCTACGATTCGCTCAGGCACTGAACTGCCCCAACCCCACAGCGCCCGGGCAAGCCTGCCGCAAATGCCCCAGCTGTAAGCGCCTGGAAAACATGCAGCACCCCGACTTATCCATTGTTGAAGCGGAGCGCGAGGGTGCGGTCTTACGGATAGACCAGGTGCGAGATCTGCAGCATGTGCTGGCATTAGCTCCATACGAAGCACGTTACCGTGTGGCATTGATCCTGCGGTTTGAGGAAGCCCACACGAGTGCTGCTAACGCCATTTTGAAGACCCTGGAAGAACCCCCTGGCCAGGTGCTGGTATTGCTGACCGCCCAAAGTGCAGAGAGCTTACTACCAACCATCGTATCTCGATGTGAGGTGATTCGTCTGAGGCCATTATCCGTTGAGGAGACATCAAAAGGCCTGCAGGAGATCAAGCACATACCTCAGGAGCAAGCGCAGAAACTGGCGCATATTTCTGGGGGACGCCCAGGGTATGCGATTCGTTTATTTGAACATCCTGGCTTACTCGAGCGGCACCAATCTGCCATCGACGAGCTATTCCAATTGCTGGCAAGCCCCCGGCGAGAACGGTTTGCCTTCGCACGCGAGAAAACCGATCCACGCGAGAGAATCGACAGTAAAGAAGAGCTACGCAGCATGCTGCAAGTCTGGACGAGCTTGTGGCGGGATGTGCTCATGGCTGCTTCAGGGTTACCGGACATGCTAACTAATATTGATTATGTGAATCAAATTTCCAGGCTGGCGAATAGCATTGGTCTGCAGCAAGCGCAATATCAGGTTAATTCGACGGAAAGCACCATGGAACGCATTGATAGAAATGTCAATGCCCGTTTAGCAGTGGAAGTGATGCTGATGGATTACCCGACGGTGAATCAGGCTGCATGA
- a CDS encoding tRNA (adenosine(37)-N6)-threonylcarbamoyltransferase complex ATPase subunit type 1 TsaE, which produces MPILDSHSLEIISRSADQTRRVGMRLGALLKPGDLVALVGDLGSGKTTLVQGIAAGWGTLDPVSSPTFVLVNVYRHSDGARLFHLDAYRLNGSSEAIDLDLDTMLDQGPMVVEWAERVKDVLPAEGLWVHLNYIDEVQRDLIFSGRGDYYEDLLARFRKLVYGG; this is translated from the coding sequence ATGCCCATCCTCGATTCCCACTCACTGGAGATCATCAGCAGAAGCGCCGATCAAACCCGACGGGTGGGTATGCGGCTGGGTGCACTGCTCAAACCCGGCGACCTGGTTGCCCTGGTTGGTGATCTTGGCTCCGGAAAGACCACGCTGGTTCAAGGAATTGCTGCGGGTTGGGGAACGCTCGACCCAGTCTCCAGCCCCACTTTTGTGCTGGTAAATGTATATCGCCATTCAGATGGTGCGCGGTTATTTCACCTGGATGCATACCGCCTGAACGGCTCATCAGAAGCTATTGATCTCGATCTGGATACGATGCTCGATCAGGGTCCCATGGTGGTCGAGTGGGCGGAGCGCGTCAAAGACGTGTTGCCAGCTGAAGGATTATGGGTGCACTTGAATTACATCGATGAAGTGCAGCGCGATCTGATCTTTTCAGGTCGCGGGGATTACTATGAAGACCTGTTGGCCCGCTTTCGTAAATTGGTGTATGGAGGCTGA
- the tsaB gene encoding tRNA (adenosine(37)-N6)-threonylcarbamoyltransferase complex dimerization subunit type 1 TsaB yields the protein MLLAIDTSTRNVGVAVYDGIQVLSETIWSSRDYHTVELAPAIAETLARAGYKVQQLKLVAVATGPGSFTGLRIGMAVAKGLALACHLPIVGIPTLDIVAESQPVSLGISMAAILQAGRGRLAVGWYRADDGCWQLDAPVEIMDAFTLSRQIHEPTLICGELDEEQQHTLARKYKNVILVSPAHAVRRPALLAELAWKRWQAGDVDDPATLSPTYLHHGEPIPNP from the coding sequence GTGCTTTTAGCCATTGATACCTCCACCCGCAATGTGGGTGTTGCGGTTTATGATGGCATCCAGGTACTCAGCGAAACCATCTGGTCCAGCCGTGATTACCACACTGTTGAGCTTGCCCCGGCGATCGCTGAAACCCTGGCCCGCGCGGGATATAAAGTTCAACAGCTCAAGCTGGTGGCGGTAGCAACCGGCCCAGGCTCATTCACTGGACTACGCATTGGCATGGCAGTCGCCAAGGGCCTTGCCCTGGCATGCCACCTGCCCATCGTCGGGATCCCCACCCTGGATATCGTCGCAGAATCACAACCGGTTTCGCTTGGCATCTCCATGGCAGCTATTCTCCAGGCCGGGCGCGGGCGGTTGGCAGTTGGCTGGTACCGGGCGGATGATGGCTGCTGGCAGCTAGACGCGCCGGTTGAGATCATGGATGCTTTCACCCTCTCGCGCCAGATCCATGAGCCGACCCTCATTTGTGGTGAGCTCGATGAAGAACAACAACATACCCTGGCAAGGAAGTACAAAAACGTCATCCTGGTTTCACCCGCCCATGCGGTACGCCGGCCTGCGCTGCTTGCCGAGCTGGCCTGGAAGCGATGGCAGGCGGGGGATGTAGATGATCCTGCCACCTTGTCGCCAACCTATTTGCACCACGGCGAGCCGATCCCTAATCCATAA
- the rimI gene encoding ribosomal-protein-alanine N-acetyltransferase → MTLADIPQVHAIDALSFSLPWPENSYRFELTENPSTLALIAELTTPNDAQTIIGMSVTWLIIDEAHIATIAIHPEYRGHGYGKQLLRETLRQSIQRGAVLAALEVRENNLIAQQMYLEFGFEIVGRRFKYYKDNDEDALLMSLTKMRPESLTRWDDKGIL, encoded by the coding sequence ATGACACTGGCGGATATTCCCCAAGTCCACGCCATCGATGCGCTTTCTTTTTCGCTTCCCTGGCCGGAGAATTCATATCGCTTCGAACTGACCGAAAATCCTTCCACGCTGGCACTCATAGCCGAATTGACCACGCCCAACGATGCGCAAACTATTATTGGCATGTCCGTAACCTGGCTGATTATCGATGAAGCCCATATCGCCACCATCGCCATCCACCCCGAATATCGAGGGCATGGCTATGGAAAACAGCTGCTACGCGAAACCCTGCGCCAATCCATTCAGCGTGGCGCTGTACTTGCAGCCCTGGAAGTGCGTGAAAATAATCTCATTGCCCAACAAATGTACCTTGAATTCGGATTTGAGATCGTCGGAAGGCGCTTTAAATACTATAAGGACAATGACGAAGATGCCTTATTAATGAGTTTGACAAAAATGAGGCCAGAATCACTCACCCGGTGGGATGACAAGGGTATCCTGTAA
- a CDS encoding uracil-DNA glycosylase yields the protein MLHHSRKLAVAGEGPADADLMFIGEGPGFHENEQGRPFVGAAGKYLEELLAKINLNRTDVFIGNVVKCRPPNNRDPLPDELAACSDYLERQIQAINPKIIVTLGRYSMARFLPNAKISDVHGQSYKIKGRLVVPMFHPAAALHQPSLKTAVERDFLHLPELIAKSTEISIIKEEKPPEDKSEPTQLSLF from the coding sequence ATGCTGCATCACTCACGCAAGCTGGCAGTCGCAGGTGAAGGCCCGGCTGACGCGGACCTCATGTTCATCGGCGAAGGACCGGGGTTCCATGAAAACGAGCAAGGGCGCCCGTTCGTGGGTGCTGCCGGGAAATACCTTGAAGAATTGCTGGCGAAGATTAACTTGAACCGCACCGATGTGTTCATCGGCAATGTGGTTAAGTGCCGCCCTCCTAACAACCGCGATCCGCTCCCCGATGAGCTGGCCGCCTGCAGCGACTACCTGGAACGTCAAATCCAGGCCATCAATCCGAAGATTATTGTTACCCTGGGGCGCTACTCCATGGCCCGCTTCTTGCCCAATGCCAAGATCAGCGATGTTCACGGCCAATCGTACAAGATCAAGGGCCGGCTGGTCGTCCCTATGTTCCACCCGGCAGCTGCTCTGCATCAACCTTCATTAAAAACAGCTGTTGAACGCGATTTTTTGCACCTTCCAGAATTGATCGCAAAATCAACCGAAATTTCGATCATTAAAGAAGAAAAACCACCTGAAGATAAATCAGAACCCACACAGCTGAGCCTATTCTGA
- a CDS encoding UDP-N-acetyl-D-glucosamine dehydrogenase — MNPIKDAVIQSLNERTARIGILGLGYVGLPLAAAFVEAGFKVTGIDPDPRKVNTLNQGVSYVQDVASEQIAKHLKLGKLSATTDFSALVDCDAVSICVPTPLRKTGDPDMSFILSATDELARYIHPGMIIVLESTTYPGTTREVLLPKLGKEKGLVVGKDFFLAFSPERVDPGREDWNTFNTPKVIGGITEDCSDVAAAWYSQALKTVVKVSSAETAELSKLLENTFRMINIGLVNELAIMCERLGVDVWEVIDAAATKPFGFMKFTPGPGLGGHCIPIDPLYLSWKMKAFQYNARFIELAADINTNMPRYVVSRVSDAFNDRGVVLKGSKVLVLGAAYKPDIDDIRESPALDVIGLLQKKGAVVEYHDPHIPHLRTHDNIEMESVKDVMEAVQAADCVVIITNHTSYDYAAILKQSKFIFDSRNALGKLGKNNPKVVRL; from the coding sequence ATGAACCCCATAAAAGATGCAGTGATCCAATCTCTTAATGAACGCACCGCAAGGATAGGAATTCTTGGCTTGGGCTACGTGGGCCTACCCCTGGCAGCAGCCTTTGTCGAGGCTGGCTTTAAAGTTACCGGTATCGATCCGGACCCGCGCAAGGTTAATACCCTCAACCAGGGTGTAAGTTATGTGCAGGATGTCGCGAGTGAACAGATTGCAAAACATCTGAAATTGGGAAAGCTGTCAGCGACCACCGATTTCTCCGCATTAGTGGATTGTGATGCTGTCAGCATCTGCGTACCAACCCCATTGCGCAAGACCGGCGATCCTGATATGTCATTCATCCTGAGTGCTACCGATGAGCTTGCCAGGTATATCCACCCCGGCATGATCATCGTGCTCGAATCAACCACCTACCCTGGGACGACTCGCGAAGTGCTGCTCCCCAAGCTGGGCAAGGAAAAAGGATTGGTAGTGGGCAAGGATTTCTTCCTGGCTTTCTCACCCGAGCGGGTGGACCCTGGCCGGGAGGATTGGAACACGTTCAATACCCCCAAGGTGATCGGCGGTATCACGGAGGACTGCAGTGATGTGGCGGCAGCCTGGTACTCACAGGCGCTTAAGACCGTGGTCAAGGTATCCTCGGCAGAGACTGCCGAGTTATCCAAGCTGCTCGAAAACACCTTCCGCATGATCAATATCGGCCTGGTGAATGAGCTGGCCATCATGTGCGAACGCCTAGGCGTGGATGTGTGGGAAGTGATCGATGCGGCCGCTACCAAGCCGTTCGGATTCATGAAATTCACCCCCGGGCCAGGCCTTGGTGGTCACTGCATTCCCATCGACCCACTGTATCTCTCGTGGAAAATGAAAGCCTTCCAGTATAATGCCCGCTTCATTGAGCTGGCGGCTGATATCAATACCAACATGCCGCGTTACGTGGTCAGCCGGGTGAGCGATGCTTTTAATGATCGTGGCGTGGTGCTCAAGGGCTCCAAGGTGCTTGTGTTGGGTGCCGCATATAAACCCGACATTGACGATATCCGCGAATCCCCCGCCCTGGATGTCATCGGCTTGCTACAAAAGAAGGGTGCGGTGGTCGAATATCACGACCCGCACATCCCCCACCTGCGCACCCATGATAATATCGAGATGGAAAGCGTGAAGGATGTGATGGAGGCCGTGCAGGCTGCAGATTGTGTGGTAATCATCACCAACCACACATCATACGATTATGCTGCAATTCTTAAGCAGTCTAAATTCATCTTTGACAGCCGGAACGCCCTCGGAAAACTGGGTAAGAATAATCCCAAGGTAGTGCGACTATAG
- a CDS encoding nucleotide sugar epimerase, which translates to MANYLVTGAAGFIAGSVIKMLLEAGHTVVGVDNLNDAYDVRMKEYRLKLLAGQPGFSFHRLDIADRNLFTKDSPLRQARYEAVINLAARAGVRQSVENPWVYVDTNITGTLNLLEYCRELGIPKFILASTSSVYGKNAPLPTPEEYSSDLPLQAYAATKKSAEVLCHAYHYLYGLDVTVFRYFTVYGPAPRPDMVMFRFTQWLSEGREVRVNGDGEQSRGFTYVDDIARGTLLGLQPLGYEIINLGGHEVIKINQLIDLLETLTGRKAQVAHYPAHPADMTTNWADVTKARSLLGWQPAVGLREGVANLVDWYRQESSWASEILTP; encoded by the coding sequence ATGGCTAATTATCTGGTAACTGGTGCGGCTGGCTTTATCGCCGGCAGCGTGATCAAAATGCTGCTCGAGGCAGGCCATACCGTCGTTGGGGTGGATAACCTGAATGACGCCTACGACGTGCGCATGAAGGAGTACCGCCTCAAGCTGCTCGCCGGCCAGCCCGGTTTCAGCTTCCACCGCCTGGATATTGCCGACCGTAATCTATTTACGAAAGATTCGCCTCTACGCCAGGCAAGATACGAGGCGGTCATCAACCTGGCTGCTCGGGCTGGAGTGAGGCAGTCCGTGGAAAATCCCTGGGTCTACGTCGACACCAATATTACCGGTACACTGAACTTGCTGGAATACTGCCGGGAGCTGGGTATCCCCAAATTCATCCTGGCGTCCACCTCCAGCGTGTATGGGAAAAATGCCCCCCTGCCCACCCCCGAAGAATACTCAAGTGACCTGCCCTTACAAGCTTATGCCGCCACCAAGAAGAGCGCCGAGGTGCTGTGCCATGCCTACCATTACCTGTACGGCCTGGATGTAACCGTATTCCGCTATTTCACCGTATATGGTCCCGCCCCCCGGCCCGATATGGTCATGTTCCGCTTTACACAGTGGCTGAGTGAAGGCCGTGAAGTGCGGGTGAACGGGGACGGTGAGCAATCACGCGGCTTCACCTATGTGGACGATATCGCTCGCGGCACGCTGCTAGGCCTCCAACCTTTGGGTTATGAGATCATCAACCTGGGTGGCCACGAAGTGATCAAGATCAACCAGCTGATCGACCTGCTCGAAACCCTCACCGGCCGCAAGGCGCAAGTAGCGCATTACCCTGCTCACCCGGCGGATATGACCACCAATTGGGCCGATGTGACCAAAGCTAGGAGCCTCTTGGGTTGGCAACCTGCTGTCGGACTGCGGGAAGGTGTCGCTAACCTGGTCGATTGGTACAGGCAGGAAAGCTCCTGGGCGAGCGAGATCCTTACCCCATAG
- the gmd gene encoding GDP-mannose 4,6-dehydratase, with translation MPTAIITGITGQDGSYLAELLLSKGYRVIGMVRRSSVVTFERIQHFQDQVDIIQGDLHDQSSLMDLIEQYKPDEVYNLAAQSFVPTSWNQPVLTGEVTALGVTRMLEAIRLLSPKTRYYQASSSEMFGKVHEVPQKESTPFYPRSPYGVAKVYGHWITVNYRESYDLFAVSGILFNHESPRRGTEFVTRKITYGAVRIKMGLAKDLHLGNLESRRDWGFAGDYVEAMWRMLQNDQAQDFVVGTGETHSVREFCEQAFAYLDMDYRDYVIQDQRFFRPAEVDLLVADPSNARKKLGWSPKVDFAGLVEMMIDADLKRVGREIS, from the coding sequence TTGCCAACCGCAATCATCACCGGCATCACCGGTCAGGATGGCTCTTATCTCGCCGAATTATTATTATCCAAGGGATATCGCGTGATCGGCATGGTACGCCGCTCAAGCGTGGTCACCTTTGAGCGTATCCAGCACTTCCAGGACCAGGTCGATATCATCCAGGGCGACCTGCACGACCAGAGCTCTCTCATGGACCTGATCGAACAATACAAGCCCGATGAAGTGTACAACCTGGCCGCTCAATCCTTCGTCCCCACCTCATGGAACCAACCGGTGCTCACGGGTGAAGTCACAGCCTTGGGCGTCACTCGCATGCTGGAAGCCATCCGCCTGCTCAGCCCAAAGACGCGCTATTATCAGGCCTCTTCCAGTGAGATGTTTGGCAAGGTCCACGAAGTACCCCAAAAAGAAAGTACCCCGTTTTATCCCCGCAGCCCCTACGGAGTGGCAAAAGTCTATGGTCATTGGATCACAGTGAATTACCGCGAATCATACGACCTGTTTGCTGTCTCAGGTATCCTGTTCAACCACGAAAGCCCCAGGCGCGGCACCGAGTTCGTCACCCGTAAGATCACCTACGGTGCGGTGCGTATCAAGATGGGCCTGGCCAAGGATCTGCACCTGGGCAACCTGGAATCCCGCCGCGACTGGGGGTTTGCGGGTGATTATGTTGAAGCCATGTGGCGGATGCTGCAAAACGACCAGGCGCAAGACTTCGTGGTTGGGACGGGTGAAACCCATTCCGTGCGTGAATTTTGCGAGCAGGCCTTTGCCTATCTCGATATGGACTACCGTGATTACGTCATCCAGGATCAGCGCTTCTTCCGTCCGGCTGAGGTTGACTTGCTGGTGGCTGATCCTTCCAATGCCCGAAAAAAGCTCGGTTGGTCACCGAAAGTAGATTTCGCTGGTCTGGTTGAAATGATGATTGATGCTGATCTGAAACGCGTGGGAAGGGAAATTAGCTGA
- a CDS encoding ABC transporter ATP-binding protein, with translation MNFLTGSNCMPDQSPSPILEEPIIELINVSVRYRVPQEQIGTFKEYAIRLLEGKVKHRSFNALNQVSLNVNRGEVFGLIGHNGAGKSTLLKLVAKVIRPTGGRVIVRGKVAPLLEVGAGFHPELTGRENIFLNGAMLGFSQEEMKEKFPRIVEFSELGDFIDAPLRTYSSGMSARLGFAVATDSQPDILIVDEILSVGDEAFQHKSYERIQAIKAQGATILLVSHSMSVIEGMCQRAAWLHRGQVISLDDAKPVVDRYLGLVSEEESRQLMAASHLEQQAEGRADKPIEIRQVRILNQQGHDQQVFHTGESMQVQVEYVAHQAISSLEVGIAIHRQDGLHITGPNTAFDGLDIHAQPGVGGVLYTIPSIPLMEGMYKLSAALVNRAGNIMLDYHDQFYTFRINNHGHGMRERYGVVTMNGEWHLL, from the coding sequence ATGAATTTTCTTACCGGATCTAATTGCATGCCCGACCAGTCACCCTCCCCAATCCTTGAAGAACCCATCATTGAGCTAATAAATGTCTCGGTGAGATACCGCGTACCCCAGGAACAGATCGGTACTTTTAAAGAATATGCCATCCGCTTATTGGAAGGCAAGGTTAAGCATCGCAGCTTCAATGCCCTCAACCAGGTCAGCCTGAATGTAAATCGCGGCGAAGTATTCGGTTTGATCGGCCATAACGGGGCGGGCAAGAGCACCCTGCTCAAACTGGTGGCGAAGGTCATCCGCCCAACCGGCGGGAGAGTCATTGTTAGGGGCAAGGTGGCCCCTCTACTGGAAGTCGGTGCCGGGTTCCACCCCGAGCTGACCGGCCGTGAGAATATCTTCTTAAATGGTGCCATGCTGGGTTTCAGCCAGGAGGAGATGAAGGAGAAATTCCCCCGCATTGTCGAATTCTCTGAACTAGGCGATTTTATCGATGCACCCCTGCGCACCTATTCCTCCGGCATGTCAGCCCGCCTGGGGTTTGCCGTGGCTACTGATTCCCAACCCGATATCCTCATTGTGGACGAGATCCTGTCGGTGGGTGATGAAGCTTTTCAGCATAAGAGCTACGAGCGTATTCAAGCAATCAAAGCCCAGGGTGCCACAATCCTGCTTGTCTCCCATTCAATGAGCGTGATTGAGGGGATGTGCCAGCGGGCTGCCTGGCTGCACCGCGGCCAGGTGATCTCGCTCGATGACGCCAAGCCGGTCGTAGACCGTTACCTGGGCTTGGTCTCTGAAGAGGAAAGCCGCCAGTTGATGGCTGCCAGCCACCTGGAGCAGCAAGCCGAAGGCCGGGCAGACAAACCCATCGAGATCCGCCAGGTGCGAATCCTGAATCAACAAGGCCATGACCAGCAGGTGTTCCACACCGGCGAATCCATGCAGGTGCAGGTCGAATACGTCGCCCATCAGGCTATCTCCTCACTCGAAGTCGGGATCGCTATCCACCGCCAGGACGGCTTACACATAACCGGTCCGAACACCGCTTTTGATGGGCTTGACATCCATGCTCAACCAGGGGTTGGCGGTGTGCTCTATACGATCCCATCAATCCCTCTGATGGAGGGCATGTATAAGCTATCCGCTGCTCTGGTCAACCGGGCCGGTAATATCATGCTGGACTATCATGACCAGTTTTACACCTTCCGTATCAACAACCATGGTCACGGTATGCGTGAGCGTTATGGGGTCGTGACCATGAACGGCGAGTGGCATTTGCTTTGA